One genomic region from Bacillus rossius redtenbacheri isolate Brsri chromosome 6, Brsri_v3, whole genome shotgun sequence encodes:
- the LOC134533111 gene encoding uncharacterized protein LOC134533111, with protein sequence MNEETANRNAFKIRYTRKKLLEIGEKPICKKMPDCFSASCKNLAEHSSSSVDKHKYSQPQDCVSNPPYDIVTMYQQPLNEHRLNMRTFHAGGSRSQIHQEGDFFPQRPNFVNICGTPDLVPPKSKRNKPNSFWPNRFPNQHYQNKHLESNYAESMNKSGTKNKSKNEILMNETVSVDHFGKEKSTSTEPAAKDLEYIKPVDENKENVNYDKEFENSIEFSSNENIAPKMLEKQWFSKYDHGNVKDHLEKNQTNCQLVGDTLFQVSSKDFQTEVKNASTAKIFPSFSSPSFGKNGKGDGVNQNEGGSNDMFMTTDLNVTTKKEYFITSSKMQISPTKDYLVPEYKVNNSSVVSNSNAPSDITNIMSNLKIQTKQHSGQGDSPSTCFMVENNMCYLPRPEPSEGLNQHSSPKAMPEYCDSKLSTNYSSIHIPEANAESSPESVTSAETKQKKSPREIFPDLTQLQPEQKMEANTKSTPKITNPRALLMQLPFDIQLLVKNAKPTSEMLSRTEAMATLSGLKNGQMTLDHLARQLQNSALQQRHKELLACILKMCIQDPLLMGHGRCDPSPTSGTPKKEGTAVKPAMAWVLTKVPSEQLGPAYCQLLQSPRSGVVYPASQLLMGPRPIMPLPARIMQKNHAARLLQEQLRQLGPAQPPRSFGAEELDNFNLQPAPEDSK encoded by the coding sequence ATGAATGAGGAAACTGCAAATAGAAATGCATTTAAAATAAGGTACACAAGGAAAAAATTGTTGGAAATTGGTGAAAAACCAATATGTAAAAAAATGCCAGATTGCTTTTCAGCATCATGTAAGAATCTTGCAGAACACTCATCCAGTTCTgttgataaacataaatattcacaaCCCCAGGATTGCGTAAGTAACCCACCTTATGATATAGTAACAATGTATCAACAACCATTAAATGAACATAGATTGAACATGCGTACTTTCCATGCTGGAGGATCTCGAAGTCAGATACATCAAGAAGGTGATTTTTTTCCACAAAGgccaaattttgtaaatatttgtggaaCTCCAGACTTAGTTCCACCTAAAAGTAAACGAAACAAACCTAACAGTTTTTGGCCAAATCGTTTCCCGAATCAACACTACCAAAATAAGCATTTAGAAAGTAACTATGCTGAGTCCATGAATAAGAGCGGAAccaaaaacaaaagtaaaaatgaAATACTAATGAATGAAACAGTTTCTGTTGATCATTTTGGTAAGGAAAAAAGTACAAGCACTGAGCCTGCAGCAAAAGATCTAGAATATATTAAACCTGTAGATGAAAATAAGGAAAATGTCAACTATGATAAAGAATTTGAAAATAGTATTGAATTTAGCTCAAATGAAAATATAGCTCCCAAAATGTTGGAAAAACAATGGTTTTCAAAGTATGATCATGGTAACGTAAAAgatcatttggaaaaaaatcaAACTAATTGTCAATTGGTTGGTGATACTTTATTTCAAGTATCGAGCAAAGACTTTCAGACTGAAGTTAAGAATGCTAGTACAGCTAAAATTTTTCCTTCTTTCAGTTCACCTAGCTTTGGAAAGAATGGAAAAGGAGATGGTGTTAATCAAAACGAAGGAGGTTCTAATGACATGTTTATGACAACAGATTTAAATGTTACCACCAAGAAAGAGTATTTCATTACTTCTTCAAAAATGCAAATCTCACCAACAAAAGACTATCTAGTGCCCGAATACAAAGTGAACAATTCATCAGTAGTATCCAATAGCAATGCACCCAGTGACATCACCAACATCATGAGCAATCTAAAAATCCAGACCAAGCAACACAGCGGCCAAGGAGATTCACCTTCAACATGTTTCATGGTTGAAAATAACATGTGCTACCTTCCTCGACCCGAGCCCAGTGAAGGCCTTAATCAACATTCGTCACCAAAAGCCATGCCTGAGTATTGTGATTCAAAACTGTCCACTAACTACTCCAGCATCCACATCCCTGAAGCAAATGCTGAATCTTCTCCAGAATCAGTGACTTCAGCAGAGACCAAACAGAAGAAGAGTCCTCGTGAAATCTTTCCGGACTTAACGCAGCTGCAGCCAGAACAGAAAATGGAGGCTAACACAAAAAGCACTCCCAAAATTACCAACCCAAGGGCTCTTTTAATGCAGCTGCCATTCGACATACAGTTGCTGGTAAAAAATGCCAAACCGACCAGCGAGATGCTGAGTCGAACGGAGGCCATGGCAACTCTTAGCGGCTTAAAGAATGGCCAAATGACGCTGGACCACTTGGCTCGACAGCTGCAGAACTCTGCCCTCCAGCAGCGACACAAGGAACTGCTCGCATGCATTCTCAAGATGTGCATACAGGACCCGCTCCTGATGGGCCATGGCAGATGCGATCCTAGCCCCACCTCAGGCACTCCGAAGAAAGAGGGCACCGCCGTAAAGCCAGCGATGGCCTGGGTCTTGACGAAGGTGCCGTCGGAGCAGCTGGGCCCCGCGTACTGCCAGCTGTTGCAGAGCCCCCGGTCGGGCGTGGTGTACCCTGCCTCCCAGCTGCTGATGGGGCCCCGCCCCATTATGCCACTCCCAGCAAGGATCATGCAAAAGAACCACGCAGCCCGCCTGCTGCAAGAGCAGCTACGCCAGCTGGGCCCTGCGCAGCCGCCTCGCAGCTTCGGGGCGGAGGAACTGGACAACTTCAACCTGCAGCCTGCACCGGAGGACTCAAAGTAG